A stretch of the Dichotomicrobium thermohalophilum genome encodes the following:
- a CDS encoding methionine adenosyltransferase produces the protein MRDFVMTSTSLTEGHPDKLSDSISDAIVDAYLLRDQDARVSAECAVASGVVFLSVHVASEASVDLSQITRDVIAEAGYEDTDFSPDKVAILSSVSPHRRTSQAIGSQIESLNATVFGYACRHTPEMMPLPIALAHRLARRLSYVRREDERFAALHPDGQVQVAVRYGDRQPQRLETVMVFSALKTGERFAPVAEADVRSAVVAPVLAELDLPSADASIAVSLEKAETSGGPTWHGGLTGRKNQVDSYGGYCRHGGAALSGKDPWRIDRLGAYAARYAAKNIVASGLATECEVQLSYTMGKRMPLSVEIDSYNSGAKPDDVIADALSEIIDFSPAGLMERFKLAQVPAERGGRFFQDLAVFGHFGRTDLDLPWEHTDLAEQLRSA, from the coding sequence ATGCGTGATTTCGTGATGACGTCGACATCGTTGACCGAAGGCCACCCGGACAAGCTTTCCGATAGCATCAGCGACGCAATAGTCGATGCTTATCTGCTGCGTGATCAGGACGCGCGGGTATCAGCCGAATGCGCGGTCGCCAGCGGGGTGGTGTTCCTGTCGGTGCATGTCGCGTCGGAAGCGAGCGTCGACCTCTCGCAGATCACCCGCGATGTCATCGCCGAGGCGGGCTATGAAGACACGGATTTCAGCCCGGACAAGGTCGCCATCCTGTCCTCGGTCTCGCCGCATAGGCGCACCTCCCAGGCGATCGGCAGCCAGATCGAGAGCCTGAACGCCACCGTATTCGGCTACGCCTGCCGCCACACGCCCGAGATGATGCCATTGCCGATCGCGTTGGCACACCGGCTGGCGCGCCGGCTGTCATACGTGCGGCGCGAGGACGAGCGGTTCGCCGCTTTGCACCCGGACGGACAAGTGCAGGTGGCCGTGCGCTATGGGGACCGCCAGCCGCAGCGGCTGGAAACCGTGATGGTGTTCTCCGCGCTGAAGACCGGCGAGCGTTTTGCGCCCGTCGCGGAAGCGGATGTACGCAGCGCCGTCGTCGCGCCCGTTCTGGCGGAGCTGGATTTGCCGTCGGCTGACGCATCCATCGCCGTGTCACTGGAGAAAGCCGAGACCTCCGGCGGGCCGACCTGGCATGGCGGGCTCACCGGCCGGAAGAACCAGGTCGACTCGTACGGCGGTTATTGCCGACACGGCGGCGCGGCGCTCAGCGGCAAGGACCCCTGGCGCATCGACCGGCTCGGCGCATATGCCGCCCGCTATGCGGCGAAGAACATTGTCGCGTCCGGCCTGGCAACCGAATGCGAGGTGCAGCTCAGCTACACCATGGGAAAGCGCATGCCGCTCAGCGTCGAGATCGACTCCTATAACAGCGGCGCGAAACCTGACGACGTGATCGCCGACGCGCTCTCAGAGATCATCGACTTCAGCCCCGCCGGCCTGATGGAACGGTTCAAGCTGGCGCAGGTGCCTGCCGAGCGCGGTGGGCGCTTCTTTCAGGACCTTGCGGTGTTCGGGCATTTCGGGCGCACGGACCTGGATCTGCCCTGGGAGCACACCGATCTGGCCGAGCAGCTCCGTTCCGCCTAA